GGCGCTCGTAGAAGTCGGCCGCGGCGTCCAGGTCGGCGACGTAGATGCGTAGTGTGCTTCCGATGATCTGCATGCGCAGCAGGGTAGTTGGGCGATCGATGCGATGCTGATCGATCCCCGGACGGACCGCGGCTACGCGCGGCAGAGCAGCTCGCCGTGCGGAACGCCGAACCACGCTCCTTCCCGGCGCCCCCACTCCCGCCAGGCCTCGGCGACGGCCGCCAGCTCGGCGGCGCTCGCGTGGCCTCCGCCGACAGCCAGCCGAGCGTAGTCCGACTGGGTCGTACGGTCCGCCCAGAGCCCACTCCACCAGGCGCGTTCCTCCGGTGTGACGAAGCACCAGGCGGATGCGGTCGCGGTGATGTCGGTGAAGCCCGCCGCTCGGGCCCAGGTGTACAGCCGGCGCCCGGCGTCCGGTGCCCCGCCGTTCGCACGGGCCACCTGCTGGTACAGCTCCAGCCAGCGGTCCAGGCCCGGCACCTCCGGATACCAGCTGAACGAGCCGTAGTCGCTGTCGCGGACCGCGACGAGTCCGCCGGGCCGGCAGACCCGTCGCATCTCGGTCAGGGCGAGTACCGGGTCGCCGACGTGCTGGAGCACCTGATGCGCGTGCACGACGTCGAAGGAGTCGTCCGGGAAGTCCAGGGCGTGGACATCTGAGGCGGCGAAGGCGATGTTGTCCTGGCCGCGCTCCGACGCCACCGCACGGGCCGCGTCCAGGACCCCCGGCTCGCTGTCGACGGCCGTGACCGCGCCCGGTGCGACCAGCAGAGCCAGATCGGCCGTGATGGTGCCGGGCCCGCAGCCCACGTCCAGTACGTCGAGTCCCGGCCTGAGCTCCGGCACCAGATAGCCGGCGGAGTTCGCGGCAGTACGGCTGCGGTGCGAGCGCAGTACCGATTCGTGGTGCCCATGGGTGTAAACGGCGGTGGCAGCGGTTCCCTTGGTCATGGTCCTCGCACTCCGTTCCCTCAAGTCGGTTGCGGACGGGCAGACTTCACGCGGATCGCGGCATGGACCCGGGAAAGCGGCCGCACCACCACCGTACGCCCTTCAAGTCGAATCATGAGATATGCGTCTTACTATTCGGACGGACGTAGGAGCGGCCCCGGCCGTTCGCGTCCGGCCCGGTGGAGGCGCAGAGTGGGGGCCATGGACACCGTCGCTCTTCTGGACCGGCACTCCGAGGCGCTCGCGCTCTTCACCGAACGGGTGCACGCCGTTCGGCCCGACCAGTGGGACAGGGCGACTCCGTGCGCCGAGTGGACCGTCCGTGACCTGGTGAACCATCTGACGGCTGAGCAGCTGTGGGTGCCATTGCTCGTCGGAGCCGGTCGCGGCACCGCGGAGGCAGGCGACGCCTTCGACGGCGATGTGCTCGGCGCGCACCCCGCCGTCACCTGGGACCGGGCCGCCTCCGGTGCGAAAGCTGCCTTCAACATGCCGGGTGCACTGGACAGGACCGTGGAGCTGTCGTACGGCGAGCGCACCGCTGCCGACTACTGCGCGCAGATGGTGGCCGACGCGACTGTGCACACCTGGGATCTGTCCCGGGCCATCGGCGCGGACGAAGCCCTCCCGGAAGCGCTGGTCGAGTTCACCGCCCGGGAGGTCGCCCCGTATGCCGCCGGGCCGGCCCGGAGCGGCCTGTTCGCGACTGCGGTCGAGCCACCGCCGGGCGCGGACGCCCAGACCGAGTTGCTCTGCCTGCTCGGGCGGGAGCCCTGACCGAATCGGCCCTCCGGCCGGACGCCCCGATGGGTGAGCCCCGATCGGACCAGCCCGGTTCGGACCACTCCGTTCGAATCAGCCCCGGTCGGCCCATCCCCGGTCACGTGAATGGGCCGACCGGAGCGGCGGCGCGGGCGGAACCTTCGTATAAAGGGCTCATGGCCTTTGTCGACACGTGAGCCGGGCGGTGTTCCCGGGCGCGAGCACGGGAGGTGGGCCCATGCGGCGGACGGCCCCGGAAGACCACGGACCGGTCCGGTACGGCCCGCACGCGCCGGAACCCGGCCTGCCCGTGCTGCCCGAGCTCGCCGAAGTGCTCGCGGCGGCGGCCGGGGACACCTCCACGCCCGAGCCGACCGGCGGGGGACCGGTGCTGCGCGAGGCGGCCGTCG
This DNA window, taken from Streptomyces sp. SCSIO 30461, encodes the following:
- a CDS encoding methyltransferase domain-containing protein — protein: MTKGTAATAVYTHGHHESVLRSHRSRTAANSAGYLVPELRPGLDVLDVGCGPGTITADLALLVAPGAVTAVDSEPGVLDAARAVASERGQDNIAFAASDVHALDFPDDSFDVVHAHQVLQHVGDPVLALTEMRRVCRPGGLVAVRDSDYGSFSWYPEVPGLDRWLELYQQVARANGGAPDAGRRLYTWARAAGFTDITATASAWCFVTPEERAWWSGLWADRTTQSDYARLAVGGGHASAAELAAVAEAWREWGRREGAWFGVPHGELLCRA
- a CDS encoding TIGR03086 family metal-binding protein, which gives rise to MDTVALLDRHSEALALFTERVHAVRPDQWDRATPCAEWTVRDLVNHLTAEQLWVPLLVGAGRGTAEAGDAFDGDVLGAHPAVTWDRAASGAKAAFNMPGALDRTVELSYGERTAADYCAQMVADATVHTWDLSRAIGADEALPEALVEFTAREVAPYAAGPARSGLFATAVEPPPGADAQTELLCLLGREP